From the Burkholderia glumae LMG 2196 = ATCC 33617 genome, one window contains:
- a CDS encoding gamma-glutamyltransferase family protein: MTRFNWQNPYPTVRQPVFARNLVSTSHPLAAQAGLRMLWQGGNAVDAALAAAAALTVVEPVSCGLGGDAFALVWDGATLSGLNASGVAPAAWNPDYFRRRHGEDGNGHARQPERGWDTVTVPGVVAGWEALHARFGSLPFADLLAPAIELAERGHAVASIVAQKWAAAVPALHDQPGFAAAFLPRSRAPEVGERVVMPGHARTLRLLARDGARAFYEGEPGAALAAFARETGGALTAEDLRAWRPEWVEPIGKSFRGHTVHEIPPNGQGIAALIALGIVERFDLAGLPLDSPEAQHVQIEAMKLAFADVYRYVADPRAMEVTPEAMLDDAYLAERAKRINLSRATHVEHGRPRAGGTVYLSAADERGMMVSFIQSNYMGFGSGLVVPGYGIALQNRGHGFSMDPASPNVVAGGKRPFHTIIPAFVTRERDGRREAVMSFGVMGGDMQPQGHLQTLVRMLGYGQQPQAACDAPRWKVNRDFTLDVEHTLDRGVVAALEARGHRLQSIADPYMDFGSGQFIWRLDADDPERGYVAASDSRRDGLAAGF; the protein is encoded by the coding sequence ATGACCCGCTTCAACTGGCAGAACCCCTATCCCACCGTCCGGCAGCCCGTGTTCGCCCGCAATCTGGTCTCGACCTCGCACCCGCTCGCCGCGCAGGCCGGCCTGCGCATGCTCTGGCAGGGCGGCAACGCGGTGGACGCGGCGCTCGCCGCCGCCGCCGCGCTCACCGTCGTCGAGCCGGTCTCGTGCGGACTCGGCGGCGACGCGTTCGCGCTGGTCTGGGACGGGGCGACGCTGTCGGGCCTCAACGCCTCGGGCGTCGCGCCCGCGGCCTGGAACCCGGACTATTTCCGCCGCCGCCATGGCGAGGACGGCAACGGCCACGCGCGGCAGCCCGAGCGCGGCTGGGATACGGTGACGGTGCCGGGCGTGGTCGCGGGCTGGGAGGCGCTGCACGCGCGCTTCGGCTCGCTGCCGTTCGCCGACCTGCTCGCGCCGGCCATCGAACTGGCCGAGCGCGGTCATGCGGTGGCCTCGATCGTGGCCCAGAAGTGGGCTGCCGCGGTGCCGGCGCTGCACGACCAGCCCGGCTTCGCGGCGGCGTTCCTGCCGCGCTCACGCGCGCCGGAGGTGGGCGAGCGGGTGGTGATGCCAGGCCACGCCCGCACGCTGCGGCTGCTCGCGCGCGACGGCGCGCGCGCCTTCTACGAGGGCGAGCCGGGCGCGGCGCTGGCCGCGTTCGCGCGCGAGACGGGCGGCGCGCTGACGGCCGAGGACCTGCGGGCCTGGCGCCCCGAGTGGGTCGAGCCGATCGGCAAGTCGTTTCGCGGCCACACGGTGCACGAGATCCCGCCGAACGGGCAGGGCATCGCGGCGCTGATCGCGCTCGGCATCGTCGAGCGCTTCGACCTGGCCGGGCTGCCGCTCGATTCGCCCGAGGCGCAGCACGTGCAGATCGAGGCCATGAAGCTCGCGTTCGCCGACGTCTACCGCTACGTGGCCGATCCGCGCGCGATGGAGGTGACGCCCGAGGCGATGCTCGACGATGCCTACCTGGCCGAGCGGGCGAAGCGCATCAACCTGTCGCGCGCGACGCATGTCGAGCACGGCAGGCCGCGCGCGGGCGGCACCGTCTACCTGTCGGCTGCCGACGAGCGCGGCATGATGGTGAGCTTCATCCAGTCGAACTACATGGGCTTCGGCTCGGGCCTGGTGGTGCCCGGCTACGGGATCGCGCTGCAGAACCGCGGCCACGGGTTCTCGATGGACCCGGCCTCGCCGAACGTGGTGGCGGGCGGCAAGCGGCCGTTCCATACCATCATCCCGGCCTTCGTCACGCGCGAGCGCGACGGCCGCCGCGAGGCGGTGATGAGCTTCGGCGTGATGGGCGGCGACATGCAGCCGCAAGGACACCTGCAGACCCTCGTGCGCATGCTCGGCTATGGGCAGCAGCCGCAGGCCGCCTGCGACGCGCCGCGCTGGAAGGTGAACCGCGATTTCACGCTCGACGTCGAGCACACCCTCGACCGCGGCGTGGTGGCCGCGCTCGAGGCGCGCGGCCACCGGCTGCAGTCGATCGCCGATCCCTACATGGACTTCGGCTCGGGCCAGTTCATCTGGCGGCTCGACGCCGACGATCCCGAGCGCGGCTACGTGGCCGCCAGCGACAGCCGTCGCGACGGGCTCGCGGCCGGCTTCTGA
- a CDS encoding DeoR/GlpR family DNA-binding transcription regulator has product MTRDPRLSLNARQQELLEWVQRDGFVTVDDLATHFDVTPQTIRRDVNWLADLNLLRRYHGGASLPTSSENVSYSARQRMFHDEKRRIAALAASHIPDQASLFINLGTTTEEVARALNRHRGLRVVTNNLNVASMMSGYPECEVLITGGIVRPWDKGIVGELAIDFIRQFKVDYAIIGTSAIETDGTMRDFDTREVRVAEAIMQHARTVYLVTDHSKFGRPALVRQGHLSQVHALFTDKALPAEMGDTIAAAGTQVYIAD; this is encoded by the coding sequence ATGACACGAGACCCCCGCCTGTCGCTGAACGCCCGCCAGCAGGAACTGCTCGAATGGGTGCAGCGCGACGGCTTCGTCACCGTCGACGATCTCGCGACGCACTTCGACGTGACGCCTCAAACGATCCGCCGCGACGTGAACTGGCTCGCCGACCTGAACCTGCTGCGCCGCTATCACGGCGGCGCGAGCCTGCCGACCAGCTCGGAAAACGTCTCGTACAGCGCCCGCCAGCGCATGTTCCACGACGAGAAACGCCGCATCGCCGCGCTGGCGGCCTCGCACATCCCCGACCAGGCGTCGCTGTTCATCAATCTCGGCACCACCACCGAGGAGGTCGCGCGCGCGCTGAACCGCCACCGCGGCCTGCGGGTGGTCACCAACAACCTGAACGTGGCGAGCATGATGAGCGGCTATCCCGAGTGCGAGGTGCTGATCACCGGCGGCATCGTGCGGCCCTGGGACAAGGGCATCGTCGGCGAGCTCGCGATCGACTTCATCCGCCAGTTCAAGGTGGACTACGCGATCATCGGCACCTCGGCGATCGAGACCGACGGCACGATGCGCGACTTCGATACGCGCGAGGTGCGCGTCGCCGAGGCGATCATGCAGCACGCGCGCACCGTCTATCTCGTCACCGACCACTCGAAGTTCGGGCGCCCCGCGCTGGTGCGTCAGGGCCACCTGTCGCAGGTACACGCGCTGTTCACCGACAAGGCGCTGCCCGCCGAGATGGGCGATACGATCGCCGCGGCCGGCACGCAGGTCTACATCGCCGACTGA
- a CDS encoding phage tail assembly chaperone, translated as MLSPHEFATLLLVKDAPDQAEMDRDELDALLEQQLVRLEALGSGRKYCVTESGDAALRSIKVRYS; from the coding sequence ATGCTAAGTCCGCATGAATTCGCCACCCTGCTGCTCGTCAAGGATGCGCCCGACCAGGCCGAAATGGACCGCGACGAGCTGGATGCGCTGCTCGAGCAGCAACTGGTCCGGCTGGAAGCGCTGGGTTCGGGCCGCAAATACTGCGTCACCGAGAGCGGCGACGCCGCGCTGCGCTCGATCAAGGTCCGCTACTCCTGA
- the glpD gene encoding glycerol-3-phosphate dehydrogenase produces the protein MIEQTRYDLLVIGGGINGAGIARDAAGRGLSVLLCEQDDLASHTSSSSTKLIHGGLRYLEYKEFGLVRKALQERETLLRAAPHIIWPLRFVMPHMPNLRPAWLIRLGLFLYDHLAKRELLPGSRGITMQRHAAGAPLVDSIRRGFVYSDGWVEDARLVVLNALDARERGAEILTRTRLTAASRDGDTWRAQLQRPDGSSFEVKARAIANAAGPWVGSLLHGALGREARHSVRLVKGSHIVTPKLFDHDHAYIFQNPDKRIIFAIPYEHDYTLIGTTDVEYHDDPSKVAIDGAETQYLCDSINRYFKQKISPADVRWTYSGVRPLLEDENADNPSAVTRDYRLEMDDGPGAPLLSVFGGKITTFRKLAEEATGMLCDALGAPAPAWTAGRPLPGGDIAGARFAPFAADFAKRHAWLPAALAQRYARAYGTRAERVIAGATSLAGLGAAVAPGLYEAELRYLRDTEWATCADDVLWRRSKLGLHVAPGTLETVTAALDAWFAGARQAVPAAH, from the coding sequence GTGATTGAACAGACTCGCTACGACCTACTCGTGATCGGCGGAGGTATCAACGGCGCCGGCATCGCACGCGATGCCGCCGGGCGCGGGCTGTCCGTGCTGCTTTGCGAACAGGACGATCTGGCGTCGCACACCTCGTCGTCGAGCACCAAGCTGATCCACGGCGGTCTGCGCTACCTCGAATACAAGGAGTTCGGGCTGGTGCGCAAGGCGCTGCAGGAGCGCGAGACGCTGCTGCGCGCGGCGCCGCACATCATCTGGCCGCTGCGCTTCGTCATGCCGCACATGCCGAACCTGCGCCCGGCCTGGCTGATCCGGCTCGGCCTGTTCCTTTACGATCACCTGGCCAAGCGCGAGCTGCTGCCCGGCTCGCGCGGCATCACGATGCAACGCCACGCGGCCGGCGCGCCGCTGGTCGATTCGATCCGGCGCGGCTTCGTCTACTCGGACGGCTGGGTGGAAGACGCACGGCTGGTGGTGCTCAACGCGCTCGACGCGCGCGAACGTGGCGCCGAGATCCTCACGCGCACGCGGCTCACCGCCGCCTCGCGCGACGGCGACACCTGGCGCGCGCAGCTGCAGCGGCCCGACGGCTCCAGCTTCGAGGTAAAGGCGCGCGCCATCGCGAACGCGGCCGGCCCATGGGTCGGCTCGCTGCTGCACGGCGCGCTCGGCCGCGAGGCGCGCCACAGCGTGCGGCTCGTCAAGGGCAGCCACATCGTCACGCCGAAGCTGTTCGACCACGACCACGCCTACATCTTCCAGAACCCGGACAAGCGGATCATCTTCGCGATTCCCTACGAGCACGATTACACGCTGATCGGCACGACCGACGTGGAGTACCACGACGATCCGTCGAAGGTCGCGATCGACGGCGCCGAGACGCAGTATCTCTGCGACTCGATCAACCGCTACTTCAAGCAGAAGATCTCGCCCGCCGACGTGCGCTGGACCTACTCGGGCGTGCGCCCGCTGCTCGAAGACGAAAACGCCGACAATCCGTCCGCCGTCACGCGCGACTACCGCCTCGAGATGGACGACGGCCCGGGCGCGCCGCTGCTGTCGGTGTTCGGCGGCAAGATCACCACCTTCCGCAAGCTCGCCGAGGAAGCCACCGGCATGCTGTGCGACGCGCTCGGCGCGCCCGCGCCGGCCTGGACGGCAGGCCGGCCGCTGCCCGGCGGCGACATCGCCGGCGCGCGCTTCGCGCCGTTCGCAGCGGATTTCGCGAAACGCCATGCCTGGCTGCCGGCCGCGCTCGCGCAGCGCTACGCGCGCGCCTACGGCACCCGCGCCGAGCGCGTGATCGCCGGCGCCACCTCGCTCGCCGGCCTCGGCGCGGCCGTCGCGCCGGGCCTCTACGAGGCCGAGCTGCGCTATCTGCGCGACACCGAATGGGCCACCTGCGCCGACGACGTGCTCTGGCGGCGCAGCAAGCTCGGGCTGCACGTCGCGCCCGGCACGCTGGAGACAGTCACGGCGGCGCTCGACGCCTGGTTCGCGGGCGCGCGGCAGGCCGTCCCCGCCGCCCACTGA
- the glpK gene encoding glycerol kinase GlpK, translating to MQDQYILALDQGTTSSRAMLFDRQGNIVSIAQKEFEQIYPRPGWVEHDPHEIWSTQAGVAAEAVTRVGLNGTAIAAIGITNQRETTIVWDRETGQPIYNAIVWQDRRTADFCDALKADGLEAMVRAKTGLPIDSYFSGTKIRWILDNVEGAREKARQGRLAFGTVDSWLVWNFTKHELHVTDVTNASRTMLFNIHTRQWDDELLAALDIPRSMLPEVRASSEVYGHTKTTVFASKLPLAGIAGDQQAALFGQMCTTKGMVKNTYGTGCFLVMNTGDTPIESSNNLVTTIAWQVGDQVNYALEGSIFIAGAVVQWLRDGLGIIKSAAEIEKLAASVPHTDGVYLVPAFAGLGAPHWNARARGSLFGVTRGTTDAHLARAALDAIAYQSLDVLAAMEADSGISIGELRVDGGASANNLLMQFQADLLGVDVVRPRITETTALGAAYLAGLATGYWQNIDEVRSQWKLDRRFSPSLPSDEVSAALAGWQRAVRAAKAWADDAQ from the coding sequence ATGCAGGATCAATACATCCTCGCACTCGACCAGGGCACGACGAGCTCACGCGCGATGCTGTTCGATCGCCAGGGCAACATCGTATCGATCGCCCAGAAGGAGTTCGAACAAATCTATCCGCGCCCGGGCTGGGTCGAGCACGACCCGCACGAGATCTGGTCGACGCAGGCCGGCGTCGCCGCCGAGGCGGTCACGCGAGTCGGCCTCAACGGCACCGCGATCGCCGCGATCGGGATCACCAACCAGCGCGAGACGACCATCGTCTGGGACCGCGAGACGGGCCAGCCGATCTACAACGCGATCGTATGGCAGGACCGCCGCACCGCCGACTTCTGCGACGCGCTGAAGGCCGACGGCCTGGAAGCTATGGTGCGCGCGAAGACCGGCCTGCCGATCGACTCCTACTTCTCGGGCACCAAGATCCGCTGGATCCTCGACAACGTCGAGGGCGCGCGCGAGAAGGCGCGCCAGGGCCGGCTCGCGTTCGGCACCGTCGACAGCTGGCTGGTGTGGAACTTCACCAAGCACGAGCTGCACGTGACCGACGTGACCAACGCGTCGCGCACCATGCTGTTCAACATCCACACGCGCCAATGGGACGACGAGCTGCTGGCCGCGCTCGACATCCCGCGCAGCATGCTGCCCGAGGTGCGCGCCTCGTCCGAGGTCTACGGCCACACCAAGACCACCGTGTTCGCCTCGAAACTGCCGCTGGCCGGCATCGCGGGCGACCAGCAGGCGGCCCTGTTCGGCCAGATGTGCACCACCAAGGGCATGGTGAAGAACACCTACGGCACCGGCTGCTTCCTCGTGATGAACACCGGCGACACGCCGATCGAGTCGAGCAACAACCTCGTCACGACCATCGCCTGGCAGGTGGGCGACCAGGTGAACTACGCGCTCGAAGGCAGCATCTTCATCGCCGGCGCGGTGGTGCAGTGGCTGCGCGACGGGCTCGGCATCATCAAGTCGGCCGCCGAAATCGAGAAGCTCGCGGCGAGCGTGCCGCACACCGACGGCGTCTATCTGGTGCCGGCCTTCGCCGGGCTCGGCGCGCCGCACTGGAACGCCCGCGCGCGCGGCTCGCTGTTCGGCGTCACGCGCGGCACCACCGATGCGCACCTGGCGCGCGCCGCGCTCGACGCGATCGCCTACCAGTCGCTCGACGTGCTCGCGGCGATGGAAGCCGATTCGGGCATCAGCATCGGCGAGCTGCGCGTGGACGGCGGCGCGAGCGCGAACAACCTGCTGATGCAGTTCCAGGCCGATCTGCTCGGCGTGGACGTGGTGCGCCCGCGCATCACCGAAACCACCGCGCTCGGCGCCGCGTATCTCGCCGGGCTCGCCACCGGCTACTGGCAGAACATCGACGAGGTGCGCAGCCAGTGGAAGCTCGACCGGCGCTTCTCGCCGTCGCTGCCGTCCGACGAGGTGAGCGCGGCGCTGGCCGGCTGGCAGCGCGCGGTGCGCGCCGCCAAGGCGTGGGCCGACGACGCGCAGTAA
- a CDS encoding MIP/aquaporin family protein, with translation MSPYIAEFIGTAILVLLGNGAVANVLLAKTKGRGADLIVIVMGWAMAVFVAVYVTAKFSGAHLNPIVTISLALAGKFAWSKVGGYIAAQMLGGMAGALLVWLAYRQHFAKEADPDLKLAVFCTAPAIRSVVHNVLTEAICTFVLILGVLYLAAPQVGLGALDALPVGLLVLGIGISLGGPTGYAMSPARDLSPRIMHALLPIPGKRDSDWRYAWIPVLGPLAGGAAAACLYLALHRTH, from the coding sequence ATGTCACCTTATATTGCGGAGTTCATCGGCACGGCAATCCTCGTGCTGCTCGGCAACGGCGCGGTCGCGAACGTGCTCCTGGCGAAAACGAAAGGTCGCGGCGCCGACCTGATCGTCATCGTGATGGGCTGGGCGATGGCCGTGTTCGTGGCCGTCTACGTGACCGCGAAGTTCAGCGGCGCACACCTGAATCCGATCGTCACGATCAGTCTCGCGCTGGCCGGCAAGTTCGCGTGGTCGAAGGTCGGCGGCTACATCGCCGCGCAGATGCTGGGGGGGATGGCAGGCGCGCTGCTGGTATGGCTCGCCTATCGCCAGCATTTCGCCAAGGAGGCCGACCCCGACCTGAAGCTGGCCGTGTTCTGCACCGCGCCCGCAATCCGCAGCGTCGTGCACAACGTGCTGACCGAGGCGATCTGCACCTTCGTGCTGATCCTCGGCGTGCTGTATCTGGCGGCCCCGCAGGTCGGGCTGGGCGCGCTCGACGCGCTGCCGGTCGGGCTGCTGGTGCTCGGCATCGGCATCTCGCTCGGCGGCCCGACCGGCTATGCGATGAGCCCGGCGCGCGATCTGTCGCCGCGCATCATGCATGCGCTGCTGCCGATCCCCGGCAAGCGCGACAGCGACTGGCGCTACGCCTGGATTCCGGTGCTCGGCCCGCTCGCGGGCGGCGCGGCGGCGGCCTGCCTCTACCTGGCCCTGCACCGGACGCACTGA
- a CDS encoding HAD family hydrolase, with protein sequence MLDHLICDCDGVLVDSEVIADRVLLDVLGATFPSLDFSADAAAAFGQKTSLFLASVEARHGIRMPEGFVATIDRATEAELARTLAPIAGVRDALLRIPLPAAVVSNARGERVRNSLARAALTDVFGERVFSADQVARPKPYPDVYLLAARTLGVEPARCVVVEDSLSGLTAARAAGMKTIAFVGASHIPDGYESVLRATGITRIVRSMRELPALVEAGMRGEFGDVQS encoded by the coding sequence ATGCTCGACCATCTGATCTGCGACTGCGACGGCGTGCTCGTCGACAGTGAAGTGATCGCCGACCGCGTGCTGCTCGACGTGCTCGGCGCCACGTTTCCCTCGCTCGATTTCAGCGCCGACGCGGCCGCCGCGTTCGGCCAGAAGACCTCGCTGTTTCTCGCCTCGGTCGAGGCGCGCCACGGCATCCGCATGCCGGAAGGCTTCGTCGCCACCATCGATCGCGCCACCGAGGCCGAACTCGCGCGCACGCTCGCGCCGATCGCGGGGGTGCGCGACGCGCTGCTGCGCATCCCGCTGCCGGCCGCCGTGGTATCCAACGCACGCGGCGAACGCGTGCGCAACTCGCTCGCGCGCGCCGCGCTCACCGACGTGTTCGGCGAACGCGTGTTCAGCGCCGACCAGGTGGCGCGGCCGAAGCCCTACCCCGACGTCTATCTGCTCGCCGCGCGCACGCTCGGCGTCGAACCGGCGCGCTGCGTGGTGGTGGAGGACAGCCTGTCGGGGCTGACCGCCGCGCGCGCGGCCGGCATGAAGACGATCGCGTTCGTCGGCGCGAGCCACATTCCGGATGGTTACGAGAGCGTGCTGCGCGCGACCGGCATCACGCGGATCGTGCGCAGCATGCGCGAATTGCCGGCGCTCGTGGAGGCCGGCATGCGCGGCGAATTCGGCGACGTGCAATCGTAG
- a CDS encoding helix-turn-helix domain-containing protein — MHSPLALVRDPSPADPAAAAPAESFDALERLVGLNLARLRAERQLSLDALARLSGVSRAMLAQIESARSVPSIKVLCKVAAALKVSVAAFLRRHAVLGFEHLPAERAVRVVGSSGRFSSRALYPEGEPAAAEFHELRVAPLHTETGARRAPGTTINLVVSEGTLELAVNDRRQLLATGDAIVFDADQPYTLRNPGDSEARAFRVTINAEVPPRWDLPQ, encoded by the coding sequence ATGCATTCGCCCCTCGCGCTGGTGCGCGACCCCTCGCCGGCCGACCCGGCCGCCGCCGCGCCGGCGGAATCGTTCGATGCGCTGGAGCGGCTGGTCGGCCTGAATCTGGCGCGGCTGCGCGCCGAACGCCAGCTCTCGCTCGACGCGCTGGCGCGCCTGTCGGGCGTGTCGCGCGCGATGCTCGCGCAGATCGAGTCGGCGCGCAGCGTGCCGTCGATCAAGGTGCTCTGCAAGGTCGCCGCGGCGCTGAAGGTGTCGGTGGCCGCGTTCCTGCGGCGCCACGCGGTGCTCGGCTTCGAGCATCTGCCGGCCGAGCGCGCGGTGCGCGTGGTCGGCTCCAGCGGCCGCTTCTCGTCGCGCGCGCTGTACCCGGAGGGGGAGCCGGCCGCCGCCGAATTCCACGAGCTGCGGGTCGCGCCGCTGCACACCGAGACGGGGGCGCGCCGCGCGCCCGGCACCACCATCAACCTGGTGGTCAGCGAGGGCACGCTGGAGCTGGCCGTCAACGATCGCCGCCAGTTGCTCGCCACCGGCGACGCGATCGTGTTCGACGCCGACCAGCCCTACACCCTGCGTAATCCGGGCGACTCCGAGGCGCGCGCGTTCCGCGTCACGATCAACGCGGAAGTGCCGCCGCGCTGGGATCTGCCGCAATAG
- the miaB gene encoding tRNA (N6-isopentenyl adenosine(37)-C2)-methylthiotransferase MiaB codes for MTKKVYVKTFGCQMNEYDSDKMVDVLNAAEGLEKTDRPEDADVILFNTCSVREKAQEKVFSDLGRVRELKEAKPGLIIGVGGCVASQEGAAIVARAPYVDLVFGPQTLHRLPKMIDARRASGRSQVDITFPEIEKFDHLPPARVEGPSAFVSIMEGCSKYCSYCVVPYTRGDEVSRPLDDVLTEIAGLADQGVREVTLLGQNVNAYRGALTAGSTEIADFATLIEYVADLPGIERIRYTTSHPKEFTQRLLEVYARVPKLVNHLHLPVQHGSDRVLMAMKRGYTVLEYKSLIRKLRAIRPGLSLSTDIIVGFPGETEADFDKTMALVHEMRYDTSFSFIYSPRPGTPAANLHDDTPREVKLKRLQHLQATIEENVAHISASMVGGVERILVEGPSRKDPNELAGRTENNRVVNFPAPLASHARLIGQMIDVRINHAYPHSLRGELVLAHDDASTASH; via the coding sequence ATGACGAAAAAAGTTTACGTAAAGACCTTCGGCTGCCAGATGAACGAGTACGACTCGGACAAGATGGTGGACGTGCTCAACGCCGCCGAAGGGCTCGAAAAGACCGACAGGCCCGAAGACGCGGACGTGATCCTGTTCAACACCTGCTCGGTGCGCGAGAAGGCCCAGGAAAAGGTGTTCTCGGATCTCGGCCGGGTGCGCGAGCTGAAGGAAGCCAAGCCCGGGCTGATCATCGGCGTGGGCGGCTGCGTGGCGAGCCAGGAAGGCGCGGCGATCGTCGCGCGCGCGCCCTACGTGGACCTCGTGTTCGGCCCGCAGACGCTGCACCGGCTGCCGAAGATGATCGACGCGCGCCGCGCGAGCGGCCGCTCGCAGGTCGACATCACGTTTCCCGAGATCGAGAAGTTCGACCATCTGCCGCCCGCGCGCGTGGAGGGCCCGAGCGCGTTCGTCTCGATCATGGAAGGCTGCAGCAAGTATTGCAGCTACTGCGTGGTGCCCTACACGCGCGGCGACGAGGTCTCGCGCCCGCTCGACGACGTGCTGACCGAGATCGCCGGGCTCGCCGACCAGGGCGTGCGCGAAGTCACGCTGCTGGGCCAGAACGTCAACGCCTACCGCGGCGCGCTGACGGCCGGCTCGACCGAGATCGCCGATTTCGCCACGCTGATCGAGTACGTGGCCGACCTGCCCGGCATCGAGCGGATCCGCTACACCACCTCGCATCCGAAGGAATTCACGCAGCGCCTGCTCGAGGTCTACGCGCGCGTGCCGAAGCTCGTCAACCATCTGCACCTGCCGGTCCAGCACGGCTCGGACCGCGTGCTGATGGCGATGAAGCGCGGCTACACGGTGCTCGAATACAAGTCGCTGATCCGCAAGCTGCGCGCGATCCGCCCCGGCCTGTCGCTGTCCACCGACATCATCGTCGGCTTCCCCGGCGAGACCGAGGCCGACTTCGACAAGACCATGGCGCTCGTCCACGAGATGCGCTACGACACCAGCTTCTCGTTCATCTACAGCCCGCGCCCCGGCACGCCGGCCGCCAACCTGCACGACGACACGCCGCGCGAGGTCAAGCTCAAACGCCTGCAACATCTGCAGGCCACCATCGAGGAGAACGTCGCGCATATCAGCGCGTCGATGGTCGGCGGGGTCGAGCGGATTCTCGTGGAAGGCCCGTCGCGCAAGGACCCGAACGAGCTGGCGGGACGCACCGAGAACAATCGCGTGGTCAACTTCCCGGCACCGCTGGCCTCGCACGCGCGGCTGATCGGCCAGATGATCGACGTGCGGATCAACCATGCCTATCCGCATTCGCTGCGCGGCGAACTCGTGCTGGCCCACGACGACGCCAGCACGGCCAGCCACTGA
- a CDS encoding PhoH family protein — protein sequence MKATQALEFTAPRDDNARLANLCGPLDENLRQIEQALDVTLQRRGHRIAIRGRGAKLALAALENFYNRARDPLSLDDIQLALVEARHPGSGRDGGGLGDDAPDVRFRGSPDHPFDEPAAAPAAPPDEEPAPKLYTRRADLRGRTPAQREYLKQILSHDVTFGIGPAGTGKTYLAVACAVDALERDQVKRIVLTRPAVEAGERLGFLPGDLSQKVDPYLRPLYDALYDLLGFDKTAKMFERQMIEIAPLAYMRGRTLNHAFIILDEAQNTTPEQMKMFLTRIGFGSKAVVTGDTTQIDLPRGHKSGLVEAQQVLGQVRGIALTRFTSADVVRHPLVARIVEAYDEFHAQRQDD from the coding sequence TTGAAAGCCACCCAAGCCCTGGAATTCACCGCGCCGCGTGACGACAACGCGCGCCTCGCGAACCTCTGCGGTCCGCTCGACGAGAACCTTCGGCAGATCGAGCAGGCGCTCGACGTCACGCTGCAGCGTCGCGGCCACCGGATCGCGATCCGCGGCCGCGGCGCGAAGCTTGCGCTGGCCGCCCTGGAAAACTTCTACAACCGCGCGCGCGATCCGCTCTCGCTCGACGACATCCAGCTCGCGCTGGTCGAGGCGCGTCACCCGGGCAGCGGGCGCGACGGCGGCGGCCTGGGCGACGACGCGCCGGACGTGCGCTTTCGCGGCAGCCCCGACCACCCGTTCGACGAGCCCGCCGCGGCTCCGGCCGCCCCGCCCGACGAAGAGCCGGCGCCGAAGCTCTACACGCGCCGCGCCGACCTGCGCGGCCGCACCCCGGCGCAGCGCGAGTACCTGAAGCAGATCCTCTCGCACGACGTGACGTTCGGCATCGGGCCGGCCGGCACCGGCAAGACCTACCTCGCCGTGGCCTGCGCGGTGGACGCGCTCGAACGCGACCAGGTCAAGCGCATCGTGCTGACGCGGCCGGCCGTCGAGGCCGGCGAGCGGCTCGGCTTCCTGCCAGGCGACCTTTCGCAGAAGGTCGATCCGTACCTGCGCCCGCTCTACGACGCGCTCTACGACCTGCTCGGCTTCGACAAGACCGCCAAGATGTTCGAGCGCCAGATGATCGAGATCGCGCCGCTCGCCTACATGCGCGGGCGCACGCTGAACCATGCGTTCATCATCCTCGACGAGGCGCAGAACACCACGCCCGAGCAGATGAAGATGTTCCTGACGCGGATCGGCTTCGGCTCGAAGGCGGTGGTCACCGGCGACACCACCCAGATCGACCTGCCGCGCGGCCACAAGAGCGGCCTCGTCGAGGCCCAGCAGGTGCTCGGCCAGGTGCGCGGCATCGCGCTCACGCGCTTCACGAGCGCCGACGTGGTGCGCCATCCGCTGGTGGCGCGGATCGTCGAGGCCTACGACGAGTTCCACGCGCAGCGCCAGGACGACTGA